In Fluviicola taffensis DSM 16823, the following are encoded in one genomic region:
- a CDS encoding glutathione peroxidase → MILYDFSLNQLNGNPIDWNDFQGKKVLLVNVASQCGLTPQYTQLQELQEEFGGNDFAVLGVPCNDFAGQEPGTSEEIAVFCSTNYGVSFPLSEKVHTVGEEIHPIYKWLKDETGADVTWNFQKFLIDEEGKVTGFYSPQTEPADSHILDWIKKS, encoded by the coding sequence ATGATATTGTATGATTTTTCCCTGAATCAGTTGAATGGAAATCCAATTGATTGGAATGACTTTCAAGGAAAGAAAGTTCTTTTGGTAAATGTTGCTTCGCAATGTGGTTTAACTCCTCAGTATACACAATTACAAGAGTTACAAGAAGAGTTTGGTGGAAATGACTTCGCGGTATTGGGAGTTCCTTGTAATGATTTTGCAGGACAAGAGCCTGGAACTTCTGAGGAAATCGCTGTATTTTGTTCTACAAATTATGGTGTGAGTTTTCCACTTTCTGAAAAAGTACATACGGTTGGAGAAGAGATTCACCCGATTTATAAATGGTTGAAAGATGAAACTGGGGCAGATGTGACTTGGAATTTTCAGAAGTTTTTGATTGATGAGGAAGGAAAAGTGACTGGTTTTTATTCTCCACAAACGGAACCTGCTGATTCGCACATTTTAGACTGGATCAAGAAATCATGA
- a CDS encoding T9SS type A sorting domain-containing protein, translating into MKKIYLSAIFAGLGALAAFGQDFYETTYRGAFAPAPTAMWSGSWANWDPQNTNYGTSNTPITANITTNTTWTAGNVYLLQGQIYVKNNATLTIEPGTIIMGSKAVVGSGLFITKGAKLIAAGTATSPIVFTSDQPAGSRSAGDWGGIILMGKATTNLVGGIGFIEGIASSTDTEYGGATTPVNTDNSGVLKYVRVEFPGYAYQQDKEINGITFGAVGSQTEVDFVQVSFSNDDSFEWFGGSVNCKHLISYRGLDDDFDTDNGFNGKVQFALIVRDPDIADQSSSSTSEGFESDNDASGSTNSPFTSAIFSNVTAIGPFRGSTSNTIDPKFRRGARIRRNSQLDIRNSIFMDFMTGIHIDGTACEANATGGLIIFKNNIVAGNTPGKVTEKGATSTFGITAWFAAGMNDSIASTAGILTTPYNYLTPDYRPAGSSPLLSGADFTGMSTGLGIEEVSDIVGMSLYPNPTNGDASLFVDVAQNDEIEVVVMNSNGQIIQTVATKYAEVGTHEFTINAATFAQGLYYAVVRSGNTVKTVKLSVVK; encoded by the coding sequence ATGAAAAAAATTTACTTAAGTGCAATTTTTGCAGGTTTGGGTGCTTTAGCAGCATTTGGACAAGACTTTTACGAAACAACTTACCGTGGAGCTTTCGCTCCTGCTCCAACAGCAATGTGGTCTGGAAGCTGGGCTAACTGGGATCCACAAAACACGAATTACGGTACTTCAAATACCCCTATTACAGCTAACATTACAACAAACACAACATGGACAGCTGGAAATGTGTATTTGTTGCAAGGTCAAATCTATGTAAAAAACAACGCTACTTTAACAATTGAGCCTGGAACTATTATTATGGGTTCTAAAGCAGTTGTTGGATCAGGATTGTTTATTACAAAAGGTGCAAAATTAATCGCTGCAGGAACAGCAACTAGTCCAATTGTATTCACATCTGATCAACCAGCAGGATCTCGCTCGGCAGGTGACTGGGGAGGAATAATCCTTATGGGTAAAGCGACTACTAACTTAGTAGGTGGTATTGGATTCATTGAAGGTATCGCTTCATCTACTGACACAGAATATGGTGGTGCTACAACTCCAGTTAATACTGATAATTCAGGTGTATTGAAATATGTTCGCGTAGAATTCCCTGGATATGCTTACCAACAAGACAAAGAAATCAATGGAATTACATTTGGAGCAGTTGGTTCTCAAACAGAAGTTGATTTCGTTCAAGTTTCTTTCTCGAATGACGATTCATTCGAATGGTTTGGTGGAAGTGTAAACTGTAAACACCTTATCTCTTACAGAGGATTGGATGATGACTTTGATACTGACAACGGTTTCAACGGAAAAGTACAATTTGCATTAATCGTTCGTGATCCAGATATCGCTGACCAATCATCTTCTTCTACTTCCGAAGGTTTCGAATCAGATAATGACGCTTCAGGTAGTACAAACTCACCTTTTACAAGTGCTATTTTCTCGAATGTAACTGCAATCGGGCCATTCAGAGGAAGTACTTCAAATACAATCGATCCTAAATTCCGTCGTGGTGCTCGTATCCGTCGTAATTCTCAGTTAGATATCCGTAACTCTATTTTTATGGACTTTATGACTGGAATTCATATTGATGGAACTGCTTGTGAGGCGAATGCTACTGGCGGTTTGATCATTTTCAAAAACAATATCGTTGCTGGAAATACTCCAGGGAAAGTAACTGAGAAAGGTGCAACTAGTACATTTGGTATCACAGCTTGGTTTGCTGCTGGAATGAATGATTCAATTGCTTCTACAGCAGGAATTTTGACAACACCATACAACTATTTGACTCCTGACTACCGTCCAGCTGGAAGTTCTCCACTTTTATCAGGTGCAGATTTCACAGGAATGAGTACAGGATTAGGTATCGAAGAGGTTTCGGATATCGTTGGAATGTCTTTATATCCTAACCCAACAAACGGTGATGCAAGCTTATTTGTTGATGTAGCTCAAAACGACGAAATTGAAGTAGTTGTCATGAACTCAAATGGACAAATTATCCAAACTGTAGCTACAAAGTATGCTGAAGTTGGAACACATGAATTCACAATCAATGCTGCAACATTTGCTCAAGGATTGTATTACGCGGTTGTAAGATCAGGTAATACAGTTAAAACAGTAAAATTGAGTGTTGTTAAGTAA
- the ccsA gene encoding cytochrome c biogenesis protein, which yields MEKLAKGLFSMRAMAMGLFIFLTAIAIATFIESYETTQAAKLWVYNAKWFELLLAFLSVNLIANIFRYQMWRREKIAVLLFHISFIVIILGAWITRYVSYEGMMMIREGESSNVVYTSDPYLWVNVNDGKKYQLTDHVKTFLAESYPFNSANLDIEFPGHKNQVTMEYVDFKSKQIDTIKIDSKYKTSALDIVTDGMKSNYVINDEIFSVNGLNIAFSEQLVNGVNVYRKNDTLRLRPNMPLQYIPMKEMQKARQSGIAPPDSVFVKVAPGEEVVFATTTLYQIAGQQFVFKQEIPNVGKILMPSGKRDVGSDYLTVKITDGSKSKIVRLRGGEKMIGEPVFFEFNGLNYRMEYGMRRIKIPFYMKCNDFMLDRYPGSDMPSSYSSDLQVLDTANNEFGTKHVFMNHVLDYGGYRFFQSSYDADEKGTILSVNHDFWGTNVTYLGYLMMFIGMIFSLFAPSSRFRELLSNLKTSNAKKALSVLFALSSVFSFAQESHDHDHSHHTHEHSQEQPITEFKNPVVYFISEDQSDELASLLVQDNRGRIIPIHTLSDQLLRKLYRANKYQDRNAVQTIISMHMYPDYWMNEKVILVPAALFEQYNLTQYVSFRELTDETGNFKWIDDYNVALQKPESQQSETQKKLIKLGEKYQVFAGVINWNFMKIIPLKGDSGNRWFMPFNQELMQKDSLTSRLALSYISSLNDAAKSNNNFKKSANLLNDLKQQQRKLAPVSILPTESHVKMEVLYNKMQIFKNCEYSYLLIGLILMIVFFIRVLFNPSDKSEKRYMTIRKVLVFFLVIIFLYHGAGLGMRWYISGHAPWSDGYEAVVFIAWITMLAGLIFSRANAGILAGSALLAAFMIFVTEMNLLDPEITNLQPVLKSYWLMIHVAIITSSYGFLGLACILGIFNMILYIFRSPSNGGSVTKNINELTYVSEMTMTVGLFMLTIGTFLGGIWANESWGRYWGWDPKETWALVSVLVYSIVLHFRFIPGLKGKFAFNVASMWGYAAILFTFFGVNFILVGLHSYANGDGSVNLPGYVWIMIAGFLVVTIIAGIRNKQYLKAQRELL from the coding sequence ATGGAAAAACTAGCAAAAGGACTTTTCTCGATGAGAGCAATGGCAATGGGATTATTCATCTTCCTAACTGCAATTGCAATAGCAACATTCATTGAGTCGTACGAAACTACTCAAGCAGCCAAGCTTTGGGTTTACAATGCTAAATGGTTTGAATTGCTATTAGCTTTCTTGAGTGTGAATTTAATTGCGAATATTTTCCGCTACCAAATGTGGAGACGAGAGAAAATTGCTGTGCTACTTTTCCATATTTCGTTTATCGTTATTATTCTTGGAGCATGGATTACACGTTATGTAAGTTATGAAGGAATGATGATGATTCGGGAAGGTGAATCATCGAATGTTGTTTATACATCAGATCCGTATTTATGGGTGAATGTGAATGACGGGAAGAAGTATCAACTGACAGACCATGTAAAAACTTTTTTGGCTGAATCTTATCCATTTAATTCTGCAAACTTAGATATCGAATTTCCAGGTCATAAAAACCAGGTTACGATGGAATACGTTGATTTTAAATCGAAGCAGATTGATACCATTAAAATTGATTCAAAATACAAAACAAGTGCTTTGGATATTGTGACCGACGGAATGAAATCCAATTATGTCATCAATGATGAAATTTTCTCCGTAAATGGTTTAAATATTGCTTTTTCAGAGCAATTGGTAAATGGAGTGAATGTTTACCGTAAGAATGACACTTTGCGGTTAAGACCAAATATGCCTTTGCAATACATTCCGATGAAGGAAATGCAAAAAGCGCGTCAAAGTGGAATTGCTCCACCAGATTCTGTTTTTGTGAAAGTTGCCCCAGGAGAAGAAGTTGTTTTTGCAACGACTACTTTGTATCAAATTGCTGGACAACAATTCGTGTTTAAGCAAGAGATTCCGAATGTTGGAAAGATATTAATGCCATCTGGAAAAAGAGATGTTGGTTCAGATTATTTAACCGTAAAAATTACAGATGGTTCCAAATCAAAGATTGTTCGCTTGCGAGGAGGTGAGAAAATGATCGGAGAGCCTGTTTTCTTCGAGTTTAATGGATTGAATTACCGAATGGAATACGGGATGAGACGAATCAAAATTCCATTCTATATGAAATGCAACGACTTTATGTTGGATCGTTATCCAGGTTCAGATATGCCTTCCTCATATTCAAGTGATTTACAGGTTTTAGATACTGCAAACAATGAATTTGGTACAAAGCACGTATTCATGAATCATGTATTGGATTATGGTGGTTATCGTTTCTTCCAATCTTCTTATGATGCAGATGAAAAAGGAACAATTTTGAGTGTAAATCACGATTTTTGGGGAACGAACGTAACGTATTTAGGATATTTAATGATGTTTATAGGAATGATTTTTAGTTTGTTTGCTCCAAGTTCCCGTTTTAGAGAGCTTTTATCCAATTTAAAAACTTCCAATGCTAAAAAGGCATTAAGTGTTCTATTTGCATTAAGTTCTGTATTTTCATTTGCTCAGGAATCACATGATCACGACCATAGCCATCATACCCATGAGCATTCACAAGAACAACCGATTACCGAATTTAAAAACCCAGTAGTTTATTTTATCTCAGAGGATCAAAGTGATGAATTGGCAAGTTTATTAGTTCAAGATAATAGAGGTCGGATTATTCCAATACATACACTATCTGATCAGCTTTTGCGAAAATTGTACAGAGCAAATAAATATCAAGACAGAAATGCTGTTCAAACGATTATAAGCATGCACATGTATCCAGATTATTGGATGAATGAAAAAGTGATCTTGGTTCCAGCAGCTTTATTTGAACAATACAATTTGACCCAGTATGTTTCCTTTAGAGAATTGACGGACGAAACTGGTAATTTCAAGTGGATTGATGATTACAATGTGGCTTTGCAAAAACCAGAATCACAGCAATCGGAGACTCAGAAGAAGCTTATTAAACTAGGAGAGAAGTATCAAGTGTTTGCAGGTGTTATTAATTGGAATTTCATGAAGATTATTCCATTAAAAGGAGATTCAGGAAACCGTTGGTTTATGCCTTTTAATCAGGAATTGATGCAAAAAGATAGCCTTACGAGTCGTTTAGCTTTGAGCTATATTAGTTCTTTGAATGATGCTGCAAAATCGAATAATAATTTTAAGAAATCTGCCAACTTATTGAATGATTTGAAGCAGCAGCAACGGAAATTAGCTCCAGTATCAATTCTTCCAACTGAGTCTCATGTTAAAATGGAAGTGTTGTACAATAAAATGCAAATTTTCAAGAATTGTGAGTATTCTTATTTGTTAATCGGTTTGATTTTAATGATTGTATTTTTTATTCGAGTATTGTTCAATCCTTCGGATAAATCAGAAAAGCGTTATATGACTATTCGTAAAGTGCTTGTTTTCTTTTTAGTTATTATTTTCTTGTATCATGGCGCTGGTTTAGGTATGAGATGGTACATTTCTGGTCATGCACCTTGGAGTGATGGATATGAGGCGGTTGTTTTTATTGCTTGGATCACCATGCTTGCAGGATTGATTTTCTCTCGTGCAAATGCGGGAATATTGGCTGGATCTGCCTTACTTGCAGCATTCATGATATTCGTTACTGAAATGAATTTATTGGATCCAGAAATTACAAACCTTCAACCTGTATTGAAAAGTTATTGGTTGATGATTCACGTAGCAATTATTACGAGCAGTTATGGTTTCTTAGGATTGGCTTGTATTTTGGGAATATTTAATATGATCTTGTATATTTTCCGAAGCCCATCCAATGGAGGCAGCGTTACCAAAAATATCAATGAATTAACCTACGTTTCTGAAATGACTATGACAGTTGGTTTATTTATGTTGACAATAGGAACATTCCTTGGAGGGATTTGGGCCAACGAATCTTGGGGAAGATATTGGGGCTGGGATCCGAAAGAAACGTGGGCTTTGGTTTCCGTTTTGGTTTATTCAATCGTTTTGCATTTTAGATTTATTCCTGGCTTAAAAGGGAAGTTTGCTTTCAACGTAGCAAGTATGTGGGGTTACGCGGCCATTTTGTTTACGTTCTTCGGGGTGAATTTTATCTTGGTGGGTTTACATTCTTACGCAAATGGAGATGGTTCTGTGAATTTGCCTGGATACGTTTGGATAATGATAGCTGGATTCTTAGTTGTTACAATTATTGCTGGAATTCGAAATAAGCAGTATCTTAAAGCTCAAAGAGAATTACTATGA
- a CDS encoding glycosyltransferase family 4 protein: protein MPGTKRHILVMSSWFPTRLDPYAGNFVERFAHLLSDTYEVTVLHTMGDKNCSSIEVDEQYVDNVRIIRIYHSISKNRFIHWWLQRKALRKGLLMLDHIDLIFAHVFLPRAMQFTRVQRYFHCPLIVMEHGSYYRKKLRKNFISLHQQLIKRASRHTKEIVAVSNVLRTDMKPLFPTTKIQVIPNFVDEEIFSLRDSNPIQRTKFIHISTLDKNTKNPSFLFDGFLNAYLESSKKISLTVVSDQNTDEWERWAKLNSCSEAITFIGPSEWEEVSQLLKEHDALILTSEYETFSIVIAEAWLTGTPVISTAVGIAANMTDSLGIKVEHNNIAELKHAILDMKNGKFQYDKNFLRSFGMQFSKESVKNQLIELFNKHFIIYE, encoded by the coding sequence ATGCCCGGTACGAAGAGACATATTCTCGTTATGAGTTCATGGTTTCCTACGCGTTTAGATCCATACGCAGGAAATTTCGTTGAGCGATTTGCACATTTACTTTCAGATACGTATGAAGTTACTGTTCTTCATACGATGGGTGATAAAAATTGCAGCTCGATTGAAGTAGATGAACAGTATGTTGATAATGTAAGAATCATTCGAATTTATCACAGCATTTCAAAAAACAGGTTTATTCATTGGTGGTTACAGCGAAAAGCTTTGCGAAAAGGATTACTCATGTTAGATCACATTGATTTAATTTTTGCACATGTGTTTCTTCCAAGAGCGATGCAATTCACCAGAGTACAAAGGTATTTTCATTGCCCATTAATTGTGATGGAGCATGGTTCTTATTATCGAAAAAAACTTCGAAAGAATTTCATCTCTCTGCATCAACAATTAATAAAAAGAGCAAGTAGACACACCAAAGAAATTGTGGCAGTTTCAAATGTTTTGAGAACAGATATGAAACCGCTTTTTCCAACTACAAAAATCCAAGTGATTCCAAACTTTGTAGACGAAGAAATTTTCAGTTTAAGAGATTCCAATCCGATTCAAAGAACTAAGTTTATCCACATTTCAACGCTTGATAAAAACACGAAAAACCCGAGTTTTCTTTTCGATGGTTTTTTAAATGCCTATTTAGAATCTAGTAAAAAAATCAGTTTAACCGTTGTTTCTGATCAAAACACCGACGAATGGGAAAGATGGGCAAAACTAAATAGTTGCAGTGAAGCTATTACCTTTATCGGTCCTTCTGAATGGGAAGAGGTCAGCCAACTATTAAAAGAACACGATGCACTTATTCTTACTTCAGAATACGAAACATTCAGTATAGTAATTGCGGAAGCATGGTTAACTGGAACTCCAGTAATTTCAACAGCTGTGGGTATTGCGGCAAACATGACTGATTCATTGGGAATAAAAGTCGAACACAACAATATTGCCGAATTAAAACACGCTATTTTGGATATGAAGAATGGAAAATTTCAATATGATAAAAATTTCTTACGCTCATTTGGCATGCAATTTTCAAAGGAAAGTGTCAAAAACCAACTCATTGAATTATTTAACAAACATTTTATTATTTACGAATAG
- a CDS encoding NADPH-dependent FMN reductase, whose product MKILAFGASTSKSSINQQFAHFAAHQFEGDVNMIDLNDFEMPVFSVDKEKEDGFPDEAHELHEIIEHSDFLVISMTEHNGSYSAAFKNTLDWCSRLNNSVFHEKPMLLISTSPGKLGAKFSLEAALNRFPRHTANILGHFSLPSFGDNFKDGIINKELAKEFNDLIENVKETLAKIQ is encoded by the coding sequence ATGAAAATATTAGCATTCGGAGCAAGTACCAGTAAATCTTCTATCAATCAGCAATTTGCACACTTTGCCGCTCACCAATTTGAAGGTGACGTCAATATGATTGATTTAAATGACTTCGAAATGCCAGTATTTTCTGTTGACAAGGAAAAAGAAGATGGTTTCCCTGACGAAGCTCACGAACTTCATGAAATTATCGAACATTCAGACTTCCTAGTAATCTCAATGACAGAACACAACGGAAGTTATTCCGCGGCTTTCAAAAACACCTTAGATTGGTGTTCTAGATTAAATAACAGTGTCTTTCACGAAAAACCAATGTTGTTGATTTCTACTTCTCCTGGAAAATTGGGTGCAAAATTCTCACTAGAAGCTGCATTGAATCGTTTTCCACGCCACACAGCAAATATTCTAGGTCATTTCAGCTTGCCAAGCTTTGGAGACAACTTCAAGGATGGCATTATCAATAAAGAATTGGCAAAAGAATTCAACGATTTGATTGAAAACGTAAAAGAAACCTTAGCGAAGATCCAATAA
- a CDS encoding TonB-dependent receptor, whose protein sequence is MKIFLSVVSLMIVSFAFGQDKNNGVIQGKVIDSETGEGLPSAQVELVEQTKKILSDIEGVYNFDKLEKGSYSIRIVYPGMPTQIINGIEVKSGNITNIDVVMTPPNEDTIVEVVITAKRIIDTDQGVALKQKNAVSVGDVMSSQSIARSTASNTSDVLKMVSGASIQDNKFAVIRGLNDRYNAAFLNGSPLPSSESDRKAFSFDIFPSNMLDNLTITKSATPEQPAEFAGGLIQINTKSIPEKNFFSFQLGTGYNTITTFKDRTSYKGGKMDWLGIDDGNRKIPSSIPSFKDFPTSMHDEAKLAKTFSTDWKTTESKFSPNLNLQASGGFNKKFGKMREFGMIAALTYSRSFSYNETTRRGYLNANDPNSLETSQLQYEYFDKNNVTTTLSGALANFSLKINELNTLSFKNIYSINSTDKLISRTGENDPLQNPTLVSNSARWFTSNQVYSGQLEGQHGLKVKGLKINWLAGYSNIYRSIPNLRRSAYSKPKDPVNPKDTMYSASISFTNAGQNFGGGMFFSDNKESSTNARVDLSYTTDLFGKIKSEFKIGVYNQIRSRKFEARQLGYTRYGVTGGNVKFDNNLLYLPEDEIFAPENMGLIEAGQNGNPGKGGFKLTDDTKPSDNYDAQSMLNAAYLQIDNRFGKRFRFIYGVRAEYFDQKLNALRDNLSDLKIRTTKLDFLPSINGIFEANKRTNIRLSYSQTLNRPEYRELAPFAFYDFSTNFVISGNDTLKRALIHNLDLRYEVFPGRGQLFSATVFYKNFQNPIEQKSRADVTNEITYQNVPTAQNYGLELEARTLISNLFGLDTSSFFDKFTVYANLSIIRSKVDVSTVVGSATDSRPLQGQSPYVFNAGIRYDNSRYQWGVSLNVNRVGQRIYYVGNVYEPDLWEQARTFLDLQITKGFWKGRAQFKLNIQNILAQNQIFYQNSSTERSTAKGMNAFFNTIFVGDKNNNNNYDKSIDREIWNTNFGTTFSASISIKL, encoded by the coding sequence ATGAAGATATTTCTTTCCGTTGTTTCATTAATGATTGTAAGTTTTGCATTTGGGCAAGACAAAAATAACGGAGTTATTCAAGGAAAAGTAATCGATTCTGAAACAGGTGAAGGTTTACCTTCAGCCCAAGTTGAATTGGTAGAACAAACAAAAAAAATACTTTCAGACATTGAAGGTGTTTACAATTTCGACAAGTTAGAAAAAGGAAGCTACTCCATTCGAATTGTATATCCAGGAATGCCCACTCAAATAATAAATGGTATTGAAGTGAAATCTGGTAATATCACAAACATTGATGTTGTTATGACTCCTCCAAACGAGGATACAATTGTAGAAGTAGTCATAACTGCAAAAAGAATTATAGATACAGATCAAGGTGTGGCCTTGAAACAAAAAAATGCTGTAAGTGTTGGAGATGTCATGTCAAGCCAATCTATAGCTAGATCAACTGCCAGCAATACCAGTGATGTTTTAAAAATGGTAAGTGGAGCAAGTATCCAAGACAATAAATTTGCTGTTATCAGAGGTTTAAACGATCGATACAACGCAGCTTTCTTAAATGGTTCACCACTTCCAAGTTCTGAAAGTGACCGAAAAGCATTTTCATTCGACATATTTCCTTCTAATATGCTCGACAATTTAACAATTACAAAATCTGCTACACCAGAACAACCTGCTGAATTTGCTGGTGGATTAATTCAAATTAACACCAAAAGTATCCCTGAAAAAAACTTCTTCTCTTTTCAACTTGGAACAGGATACAATACCATTACTACATTCAAAGACCGCACTAGTTATAAAGGTGGAAAAATGGATTGGTTAGGAATAGATGACGGAAACAGGAAAATACCATCTTCGATTCCATCATTTAAAGACTTCCCAACAAGCATGCACGATGAAGCAAAATTAGCAAAAACATTCAGCACCGACTGGAAGACAACAGAAAGTAAATTCTCGCCAAATCTAAACCTTCAAGCATCTGGGGGATTCAATAAAAAATTTGGAAAAATGCGCGAATTCGGAATGATTGCTGCTTTGACTTATAGTAGAAGTTTTAGTTACAATGAAACAACACGTCGAGGTTATCTCAATGCGAATGACCCAAATTCGTTAGAAACTAGCCAATTGCAATACGAATACTTCGACAAAAATAATGTGACAACAACATTGTCTGGAGCTCTTGCTAATTTCTCACTAAAAATCAATGAATTGAATACACTTAGCTTTAAGAATATATATAGTATCAATTCAACAGACAAATTAATTTCCAGAACGGGTGAAAATGACCCTTTACAAAACCCAACACTTGTAAGTAATAGTGCACGTTGGTTCACTTCAAATCAAGTGTATTCAGGACAATTAGAAGGACAACATGGTTTAAAAGTAAAAGGACTTAAAATAAACTGGTTGGCAGGATATAGTAATATTTATCGTTCCATTCCAAATTTACGCAGATCAGCATACTCAAAACCAAAAGATCCAGTAAATCCAAAAGACACCATGTACAGCGCAAGTATTTCATTTACAAATGCTGGACAAAATTTTGGTGGAGGAATGTTTTTTTCTGACAATAAGGAAAGTTCCACAAATGCACGAGTAGATTTATCCTATACAACAGATTTATTCGGAAAAATAAAAAGCGAATTTAAAATTGGCGTTTACAATCAGATTAGATCCAGAAAATTTGAAGCACGTCAGTTAGGATATACCCGCTACGGGGTAACAGGTGGAAATGTGAAATTTGATAACAATCTTTTGTATTTACCCGAAGATGAGATTTTTGCGCCTGAAAACATGGGGTTAATTGAAGCTGGACAAAATGGAAATCCTGGAAAAGGTGGATTCAAATTAACAGATGATACAAAACCATCAGATAATTACGATGCTCAATCAATGTTAAATGCAGCTTATTTGCAAATTGACAATCGATTTGGTAAACGATTCCGTTTCATTTATGGAGTTCGAGCAGAATATTTTGATCAAAAACTGAATGCGTTGCGTGATAATTTATCTGATTTAAAAATCCGCACAACTAAATTAGATTTCCTCCCTTCAATCAATGGTATTTTTGAAGCAAATAAACGTACCAACATTCGTTTAAGCTACTCGCAAACTTTAAACAGACCAGAATATCGCGAACTAGCTCCATTTGCCTTCTACGATTTCTCAACGAACTTCGTTATTTCAGGAAATGATACATTGAAACGTGCATTGATTCATAATTTAGATTTGAGATACGAGGTTTTCCCAGGAAGAGGTCAGTTATTCTCTGCTACAGTTTTCTACAAAAATTTCCAAAACCCAATTGAGCAAAAATCGCGCGCTGATGTAACGAATGAGATTACGTATCAAAACGTACCTACTGCACAAAATTATGGGTTGGAATTGGAAGCAAGAACCCTTATCTCTAACCTTTTCGGGCTAGACACATCATCATTCTTTGACAAGTTTACTGTTTACGCAAACTTATCAATTATCCGTTCAAAAGTAGATGTTTCTACAGTCGTGGGAAGTGCAACAGATTCTAGACCATTACAAGGACAATCTCCTTATGTCTTCAACGCTGGTATTCGTTACGATAATTCACGCTATCAATGGGGAGTTTCATTAAACGTAAACCGCGTTGGACAACGTATCTATTATGTTGGAAATGTATACGAACCAGATCTTTGGGAGCAAGCACGCACCTTTTTGGATCTGCAAATTACAAAGGGATTCTGGAAAGGCCGCGCACAATTTAAACTAAACATTCAGAACATTTTGGCACAGAATCAAATCTTTTACCAAAACAGCTCTACAGAAAGATCAACAGCAAAAGGAATGAATGCATTCTTTAACACCATTTTTGTGGGTGATAAAAACAACAACAATAATTACGACAAATCAATTGATAGAGAAATTTGGAACACCAATTTCGGAACAACATTTAGTGCTTCAATAAGTATCAAATTGTAA
- the bshB1 gene encoding bacillithiol biosynthesis deacetylase BshB1 yields the protein MSQIDILAIGAHPDDVELSAAGTLLKHRSMGFTTGIIDLTQGELGSRGTKETRYEEAQAASEILGLTDRVNLKMADGFFEHSEENLRLIIEQIRRFKPQIVLLNAVSDRHPDHGKGSKLASEACFLAGLRRIETSWGGVAQEAHRPKFVYHYIQDRYLKPDFAIDVTEFVEQKFDSIKAYKTQFWDPSSSEPKTPISGEEFFEFLRGRMAEFGRSIGVRYAEGYTVERLIGVDSLLDLR from the coding sequence ATGAGCCAAATTGATATTCTAGCAATTGGAGCGCATCCGGATGATGTGGAGCTTTCAGCAGCAGGAACTTTGTTGAAACATCGTTCAATGGGTTTTACCACAGGAATCATTGATTTGACTCAGGGTGAATTAGGTTCTCGAGGTACGAAGGAAACACGTTACGAAGAGGCTCAGGCTGCTTCTGAAATTTTAGGTCTAACGGATCGCGTAAATTTGAAAATGGCAGATGGTTTTTTTGAACATTCGGAAGAGAACCTAAGATTGATTATTGAGCAAATTCGGAGGTTTAAACCACAAATTGTTTTATTGAATGCAGTTTCAGATCGTCATCCTGATCATGGAAAAGGAAGTAAGTTGGCTTCTGAAGCTTGCTTTTTAGCTGGATTGCGGAGAATAGAAACAAGCTGGGGTGGAGTTGCGCAAGAAGCACATCGACCAAAATTCGTGTATCACTACATTCAAGACCGCTACCTCAAACCAGATTTTGCAATTGATGTAACGGAGTTCGTAGAACAAAAATTTGACTCTATCAAAGCATACAAAACCCAGTTTTGGGATCCAAGTTCTTCTGAGCCTAAAACACCCATTTCTGGAGAAGAATTTTTTGAATTCTTGCGCGGTAGAATGGCCGAATTTGGACGTAGCATTGGTGTTCGCTACGCTGAAGGATATACAGTTGAACGATTAATTGGAGTAGATTCCTTATTGGATCTTCGCTAA